ACAGTTTTCCTGATGTGGAGGAGATCAAAAAGGTATACCATTACCTGGGCAATTATTTCCAGCTGGCTTATGGTGCGGGCGAAGGTTTGAGTTTTAGCTTCGATCTGGCCGATTTTTGTAAGCGTTTTAATAGCGGGGTGATGAAGAGCATGGCTGCGTTGAAGTTTTTAGAGCACGATGGTTACCTGACTTTATCGGAGAATATATTCCTGCCTTCCCGGCTGATGTTCATTGTTGGCAATGAAGATGTTTATCGTTTCCAGATCGAAAATGCGGGGTATGATCCCCTAATCAAGACTATATTAAGGTCGTACGGTGGATCTTTCGACCAATACGTAAAGATCAGCGAAACTGAGATTGCCGGGAAGCTGAGAATATCTTATAACGATGTGATCAGGATGCTGAATAACCTGCAGGAGCAGGGCATGTTGTCTTATTTACCGCAATCAGATCAGCCCCAGCTGCAATATATCCGTCCGCGCCTCGATTTTACACATATGGACATCGACATAAAATACATCGCACAGCGCAAACAGATCCAGCAGGACCAGATCAGTGCCGTGCTGGCTTATGCCGGTAAAAAGATATGCAGGAGCATTCAGCTGCTGGCCTATTTTGATGAACCCGGAGCAGATAAGTGTGGGATTTGTGATGTTTGCCTGGCTGAAAAAAAAGCCGATGATGCCGAGGTGCTGGATGATAAAATAGATTTTGAAATTGTAACACTTTTGCAAAGTGAGCCGCAGGTATTGGATGTGTTGGTGACGACCATAAGTGCCGGCACAGAAAACGAAAGACTGGAACGCATCCGCATCCTGCTGGATGCAGGGAAAATTAAAACAGATGGCAAAAATTATTACCTTTAAACCCATGAAAAGAACATCCATTATCGCCCTTTTTATCCCGTTTTTATTTATGGGATGCGAAAACAAATGTATTGAAGACTCTGGTAACCATGTAAGCAGGGCAATAACCCTGAAAAACTTTGATAAAATAAAGGTGGAGGGGGCCATTAAACTGGTCATGACACAAGACAGCAGTTATAAAGTGCAGGTCGAGGCCGATTCAAATATCATTACCTACGTTAAAGCCGATGTTTCTGGTGCTGAATTGAGGTTGAAGTTGGATTACGACCGGTATTGCGGAACGGACTCTATAATTATACATGCCGGTATAGGGGAACTGAAAGGTTTGCAGCTGGACGGTGCAGTTAAAGTAATGGGCGAAGGCCGGATTTATGCCGCTGATGTAGA
This window of the Pedobacter africanus genome carries:
- a CDS encoding head GIN domain-containing protein, which gives rise to MKRTSIIALFIPFLFMGCENKCIEDSGNHVSRAITLKNFDKIKVEGAIKLVMTQDSSYKVQVEADSNIITYVKADVSGAELRLKLDYDRYCGTDSIIIHAGIGELKGLQLDGAVKVMGEGRIYAADVDLSFSGASDVRLDLSAAKVTTKVDGVGKIALSGQAGTHDLKIKGTAKVNAFDFIVGVYNIDTEGTGKAEINVLNELKVKTSGSSEIYYKGNPKKVDEKKSGATKLEKVN